The Flavobacterium commune genome contains a region encoding:
- a CDS encoding homoserine dehydrogenase family protein gives MSAIRINVVLFGVGNIGSELLSQVIESQRFFLEKRNIDLRFPVITNSTLAFFEKEGVKNKWEADFTKLAFPYKFQDILDYVKEKKLDNLIAVDATASSEIIKNYIPLIQNGFNIVAANKKANTLHIEFYKELRRVLKKHDKSFLYEATVSAGLPVIKTIRDLHFSGEKITKIRGVFSGSLSYIFNRFSNEEEYFSSILKDAEKLGLTEPDSREDLAGNDVARKLLILAREIENEFDFSDVKIVSLLLPNLNENVSKVEYNRNKSLLDKPFRLAKLAQAENNVLRYVGELDIAKKKLDVKPVSVFRDSVIGQLKGADNLVEIYTKSNAEPIVIQGAGAGRQVTARSVLTDILEVAEKIKIKETVLELI, from the coding sequence ATGTCAGCAATACGTATAAATGTAGTCCTTTTTGGAGTTGGAAACATAGGCAGTGAACTGTTAAGTCAGGTCATTGAAAGCCAGCGATTTTTTCTTGAAAAAAGAAATATCGATTTGCGTTTTCCTGTAATTACAAATTCTACATTGGCTTTCTTTGAAAAAGAAGGCGTTAAAAATAAATGGGAAGCCGATTTTACAAAATTGGCATTTCCGTATAAATTTCAGGACATATTGGATTATGTGAAGGAAAAGAAATTAGACAACCTGATTGCGGTAGATGCTACTGCAAGTTCTGAAATTATTAAAAATTATATTCCGCTTATCCAAAACGGTTTTAATATTGTGGCTGCCAATAAAAAAGCCAATACCTTACATATTGAATTTTATAAAGAATTGCGTCGGGTATTAAAAAAACACGACAAGAGTTTCTTGTATGAAGCTACGGTGAGCGCAGGTTTACCGGTAATTAAAACCATTCGCGATTTGCATTTTTCAGGAGAAAAAATTACCAAAATCAGAGGGGTTTTTTCAGGCTCATTGAGTTATATTTTCAATCGGTTTTCTAATGAGGAGGAATATTTCTCTTCAATATTAAAGGATGCCGAGAAATTAGGTTTGACTGAACCGGATTCCCGCGAAGATTTGGCCGGAAATGATGTGGCACGAAAATTACTCATTTTAGCCCGCGAAATCGAAAATGAATTTGATTTTTCGGATGTAAAAATAGTGTCTTTGTTGTTGCCTAATTTGAATGAGAATGTTTCGAAAGTTGAATACAATAGAAACAAATCCTTATTAGACAAGCCTTTCCGATTGGCTAAACTGGCTCAGGCTGAAAATAATGTGTTGCGTTATGTGGGCGAATTGGATATTGCCAAAAAGAAATTGGATGTAAAACCGGTTTCGGTATTCAGGGATTCGGTTATTGGTCAATTAAAAGGGGCAGATAATCTGGTTGAGATATATACCAAAAGCAATGCGGAGCCTATTGTGATTCAGGGGGCAGGGGCAGGAAGACAGGTAACGGCAAGAAGTGTGCTGACGGATATTTTAGAAGTCGCGGAAAAAATTAAGATTAAAGAAACTGTTTTAGAATTGATTTAA
- a CDS encoding DUF2461 domain-containing protein, with amino-acid sequence MKRGFEFLKQIKENNNREWFTKHKPEYDLIVKENKVFFEQIYSELQKQDSLQGIHIFRIYKDVRFSKDKSPYKTNFGAGYSRTKPMLRGGYYIHLEQNNSFVGGGFWAPNSADLLRIRKEFERDTTEIKKITSDNTFVKYFGELKGEDGVKTAPKGFDKNHPAINLIKKKQFVVKREFTDQEVLSDDFQKEVMATFLAMRPFFDYMSELLTTDLNGEPLF; translated from the coding sequence ATGAAAAGAGGATTTGAATTTCTTAAACAGATAAAAGAAAATAACAATCGGGAATGGTTTACTAAGCACAAACCAGAATACGATTTGATTGTGAAAGAAAATAAAGTTTTTTTCGAACAGATTTATTCCGAACTTCAAAAACAGGATAGTTTACAAGGAATCCATATTTTTAGAATTTACAAAGATGTTCGTTTTTCTAAAGATAAATCGCCTTATAAAACTAATTTTGGAGCTGGATATTCCCGTACAAAGCCAATGTTAAGAGGTGGTTATTATATTCATTTAGAACAAAATAACAGTTTTGTAGGTGGAGGATTTTGGGCTCCAAATAGTGCAGATTTACTTCGTATCCGTAAAGAATTCGAAAGGGATACAACAGAAATCAAAAAGATTACTTCCGACAATACTTTCGTAAAATACTTCGGGGAGCTTAAAGGAGAAGATGGAGTAAAAACGGCTCCAAAAGGCTTCGATAAAAATCATCCTGCAATTAATCTGATTAAGAAAAAACAATTTGTAGTGAAGAGAGAATTTACAGATCAGGAAGTTTTATCTGATGATTTTCAGAAAGAAGTGATGGCAACATTTTTAGCAATGAGACCTTTTTTCGATTATATGAGTGAATTACTTACTACGGATTTGAATGGAGAACCTTTATTCTAA
- a CDS encoding REP-associated tyrosine transposase yields the protein MSTKYKATTTDQAYFITITAVGWIDVFTRLNQKYNIINALQYCQKNKGLEIYGYCIMSSHIHLLCKGTNGFILSDIMRDFKKFTSKKIIQTILDEPESRREWMLDYFKKSCEHLKKEQQYKVWQDGYHAEIVETNWFIKQKMNYIHSNPVKDKIVTLAEDYYFSSARNYAGLDNDLEVILLDLF from the coding sequence ATGTCTACAAAATACAAAGCTACCACAACAGATCAAGCTTATTTTATAACTATAACAGCAGTAGGCTGGATAGATGTTTTTACAAGATTGAATCAGAAATACAATATAATTAATGCTTTGCAATATTGTCAAAAAAACAAAGGATTAGAAATATATGGGTATTGTATTATGTCGAGTCATATTCATTTGCTTTGTAAAGGAACAAATGGTTTTATTTTGTCGGATATTATGCGAGATTTTAAAAAATTCACTTCAAAGAAAATTATACAAACGATTCTAGACGAGCCTGAAAGTAGAAGAGAATGGATGTTAGATTATTTTAAAAAATCTTGTGAACATTTAAAAAAAGAACAACAGTATAAGGTTTGGCAAGATGGTTATCATGCAGAGATTGTTGAAACAAATTGGTTTATTAAACAAAAAATGAATTATATTCATAGTAATCCTGTAAAAGATAAAATAGTGACTCTCGCTGAAGATTATTATTTTAGTTCAGCAAGAAATTATGCTGGTTTAGATAATGATTTAGAAGTGATTTTGCTAGACTTGTTTTAA
- a CDS encoding O-acetylhomoserine aminocarboxypropyltransferase/cysteine synthase family protein: MSTQKFETNALHAGHDVTKNAGTRAVPIYQTSSYVFNNSEHAANLFGLAEAGFIYTRLNNPTNDILEQRLAKLEGGIGAVVTASGTSAIATALLVLLKAGDHIVASNSLYGGTYNLLKVTLPRLGITTTFVDASDPSNFINAAKENTRVFFAESLGNPKLDVLDLKAISDVAKQFKVPFIVDNTVASPYLLNPIEYGANIVIHSLTKYISGNGTSLGGVIIDAGNFDWSNGKFPEFTDPSPGYHGLVYHEVLGNAAYIAKVRIEGLRDYGAALSPFNAFQIIQGLETLAVRVKRHSENALALAQWLELQKEVAWVNYPGLKVSKQYVLAQKYLPKGQSGVLTFGLKGGFEAAKKLADSVKLFSLLANIGDTKSLIIHPASTTHQQLSEEEQIATGVTNDLIRLSVGLEDIEDLKTDLKEAFAKLPVEKLV; this comes from the coding sequence ATGAGCACACAAAAATTTGAAACAAACGCATTACACGCAGGACACGACGTAACAAAAAACGCAGGAACAAGAGCTGTACCAATTTACCAAACAAGTTCTTACGTATTTAATAATTCGGAACACGCTGCCAATCTTTTTGGTTTGGCCGAAGCAGGATTTATTTACACGCGATTAAATAATCCAACAAATGATATTTTAGAACAACGCTTAGCAAAACTCGAGGGAGGAATTGGTGCAGTGGTTACTGCTTCAGGTACATCGGCCATAGCTACGGCCTTATTGGTTTTATTGAAAGCAGGAGATCACATCGTTGCTTCGAATAGTTTATACGGAGGAACTTATAATTTGCTGAAAGTAACCTTACCTAGATTAGGTATCACGACCACTTTTGTAGATGCCTCTGATCCATCTAACTTTATTAACGCTGCAAAAGAAAATACAAGAGTATTTTTTGCAGAGAGTTTAGGAAATCCAAAATTAGATGTGCTGGATTTAAAGGCTATTTCGGATGTAGCGAAGCAATTTAAAGTGCCTTTTATTGTAGACAATACCGTGGCATCACCTTATTTATTAAACCCAATTGAATACGGAGCCAATATTGTGATTCATTCATTGACCAAATATATTTCGGGTAATGGAACTTCGCTTGGAGGGGTAATTATCGATGCAGGAAATTTTGATTGGAGCAATGGTAAATTCCCTGAATTTACCGATCCTTCTCCGGGTTATCACGGTTTAGTATACCATGAAGTATTAGGAAATGCCGCTTATATTGCAAAAGTTCGTATTGAAGGTCTTAGAGATTACGGAGCAGCCTTGAGTCCATTTAACGCTTTTCAGATTATTCAGGGATTAGAAACTTTGGCAGTTCGTGTTAAAAGACATAGTGAAAACGCATTGGCTCTTGCCCAATGGCTGGAACTTCAAAAAGAAGTGGCCTGGGTAAATTATCCGGGATTGAAGGTGAGTAAGCAATATGTTCTGGCACAAAAATATTTGCCAAAAGGACAAAGTGGTGTTTTGACCTTTGGTCTAAAAGGAGGATTTGAAGCCGCTAAAAAGCTCGCCGACAGTGTGAAATTATTTTCTCTTTTGGCCAATATAGGGGATACCAAGTCCCTGATTATTCACCCTGCCAGTACAACACACCAGCAATTATCGGAAGAAGAGCAAATTGCTACGGGTGTTACCAATGATTTAATTCGCCTTTCGGTAGGATTAGAAGATATAGAAGATTTAAAAACCGATTTAAAAGAGGCTTTTGCAAAGCTTCCGGTTGAAAAGTTAGTTTAG
- a CDS encoding sulfite exporter TauE/SafE family protein has product MEKIKLKHISVVIVALKLLLIAVVVIKYLPNASAEDLTFNQTFFWFLLAGFLAQIVDGALGMAYGVTSNSVLLGFGLSPRLASAAVHTAEVFTTGVSGLSHIKFGNFNKALFLKLIVPGVLSASVGAYLLGSVIDGEYIKPYVSLYLVVLGGIIISKAFKKNAGKKTDLKKAPVYALFGGFLDAIGGGGWGPIVTSNLIKEGHTPSTVIGTVNTAEFFVTYFTAGILIFFTGIQSWQIILGLILGGTLAAPFGAYIAKKLAVKTMMITVGVLIILTSFYTLSKVIF; this is encoded by the coding sequence ATGGAGAAAATCAAATTAAAACATATTTCAGTAGTAATTGTTGCATTAAAACTGTTGTTAATAGCAGTAGTCGTTATCAAGTATTTACCCAACGCTTCCGCAGAAGATTTAACATTTAATCAAACATTTTTCTGGTTCTTGCTAGCGGGATTCTTGGCTCAAATAGTTGATGGAGCTTTAGGGATGGCCTATGGTGTTACTTCAAATTCGGTATTACTAGGTTTTGGACTTTCTCCCAGATTAGCTTCTGCAGCCGTACATACGGCAGAAGTTTTTACTACTGGTGTGTCAGGACTCTCGCATATTAAGTTTGGTAACTTTAACAAAGCATTGTTTTTAAAATTAATAGTTCCCGGAGTTTTGAGCGCTTCAGTTGGAGCTTATTTATTAGGTTCTGTTATCGATGGGGAATATATAAAACCCTATGTTAGTCTTTATTTAGTAGTTCTGGGAGGAATTATTATTTCTAAAGCGTTTAAGAAAAATGCTGGCAAAAAAACTGATTTGAAGAAAGCACCTGTTTATGCTCTTTTTGGAGGTTTTTTAGACGCCATTGGAGGCGGAGGTTGGGGGCCAATTGTAACTTCTAATTTAATAAAAGAAGGACATACACCTAGCACGGTAATAGGAACAGTAAACACTGCCGAATTTTTTGTAACGTATTTTACCGCAGGAATTTTAATTTTTTTCACAGGAATTCAAAGTTGGCAAATTATCTTAGGGCTAATACTTGGAGGTACATTAGCAGCACCTTTTGGAGCTTACATCGCAAAAAAGTTAGCTGTAAAAACGATGATGATAACCGTGGGAGTGTTAATTATATTGACTTCATTTTATACACTTTCAAAAGTCATTTTTTGA
- the rpe gene encoding ribulose-phosphate 3-epimerase: MKNTLIAPSVLAADFANLERDIKMINTSEADWFHIDIMDGVFVPNISFGMPVLEAIKRHATKTIDVHLMIVDPDRYISTFKKLGADVLTVHLEATTHLHRTLQAIKAEGMKAGVALNPHTNVDLLEDVINDIDLVCIMSVNPGFGGQSFIENTYDKIRKLKALINKKGATTIIEIDGGVTNKNAAQLVEAGADVLVAGSYVFGAADPIATVADLKKITTL; the protein is encoded by the coding sequence ATGAAAAACACACTTATTGCTCCATCAGTATTAGCTGCTGATTTTGCTAATTTAGAACGCGATATCAAAATGATTAATACTAGTGAGGCTGACTGGTTTCACATTGACATCATGGACGGTGTTTTTGTTCCTAATATTTCTTTTGGAATGCCAGTTTTGGAAGCAATCAAAAGACATGCTACTAAAACCATCGACGTACACCTGATGATTGTTGATCCGGACAGATATATTTCTACTTTCAAAAAATTAGGTGCTGATGTACTTACAGTTCATCTTGAAGCAACAACTCATTTACACAGAACCCTACAAGCTATTAAAGCTGAAGGAATGAAAGCAGGAGTTGCTTTGAATCCACATACTAATGTTGATTTACTGGAAGACGTTATCAATGACATTGACTTGGTTTGTATTATGAGTGTGAATCCTGGTTTTGGAGGACAATCTTTCATTGAAAACACTTACGATAAAATCAGAAAGTTAAAAGCTTTAATCAACAAAAAAGGAGCCACAACCATTATCGAAATTGACGGTGGAGTAACCAATAAAAATGCCGCTCAATTAGTCGAAGCCGGAGCTGATGTTCTGGTAGCCGGAAGCTATGTTTTTGGTGCTGCTGATCCAATTGCAACCGTAGCCGATTTGAAAAAAATTACTACACTATAA
- a CDS encoding formylglycine-generating enzyme family protein — MKIYSLIIGVVFSGLYSSFAQENKAVAVVTTTSCEAMCKANTSKKALLLQSIANISTENITKSIDGMVWVAGGEFKMGTNDYPDAQPVHSVSVKGFWMDQHEVTNAQFEAFVKATNYITIAERPLNPDEYPGVPLENLVPGSAVFSPPTDKVSLGNIQQWWKYVPGANWKHPSGPESTIVGLENNPVVQISYPDAKAYADWAGKRLPTEAEWEFAARAGREHTKYYWGQELKPNGKWLANIFQGTFPNNNIAEDGFVGAAPVQSFPKNPFGIYDLEGNVWEWCNDLYRDDYYKMSPQDNPQGPLESHDPEEPGVEKHVQRGGSYLCSDQYCIRYVAGSRGKGETTSACNHLGFRCVKDAQ; from the coding sequence ATGAAAATATATAGTTTAATAATAGGAGTTGTTTTTAGTGGTTTGTATTCCAGTTTTGCTCAAGAAAATAAGGCGGTTGCTGTAGTTACTACAACAAGTTGTGAAGCCATGTGCAAAGCCAATACCTCTAAGAAAGCCTTATTGTTACAATCAATTGCCAATATTTCTACTGAAAATATAACGAAATCAATTGACGGAATGGTCTGGGTTGCAGGAGGCGAATTCAAAATGGGAACCAATGATTATCCCGATGCGCAGCCTGTTCACAGCGTAAGTGTAAAAGGATTTTGGATGGACCAACACGAAGTTACCAATGCACAATTTGAAGCATTTGTAAAAGCGACCAATTATATTACCATTGCCGAAAGACCTTTAAATCCCGATGAGTATCCCGGAGTTCCTCTTGAGAATTTAGTTCCTGGTTCTGCGGTATTTTCTCCTCCAACGGATAAAGTTTCGTTAGGAAATATTCAACAATGGTGGAAATATGTGCCAGGAGCCAATTGGAAACATCCATCTGGTCCTGAAAGTACGATTGTGGGACTTGAAAATAATCCTGTGGTACAAATTAGTTATCCGGATGCTAAGGCTTATGCGGATTGGGCAGGGAAGCGTTTGCCAACAGAGGCCGAATGGGAGTTTGCTGCTCGTGCAGGTAGAGAGCATACTAAATATTATTGGGGTCAGGAGTTGAAGCCCAATGGCAAATGGTTGGCCAATATTTTTCAGGGAACTTTCCCGAATAACAATATTGCCGAAGACGGTTTTGTGGGTGCAGCTCCAGTGCAATCTTTTCCAAAAAATCCTTTTGGAATCTATGATTTGGAAGGAAATGTATGGGAATGGTGTAACGATTTATACCGAGATGATTATTATAAAATGAGTCCTCAGGATAATCCGCAAGGGCCTTTAGAAAGTCATGATCCCGAAGAACCGGGTGTTGAAAAACACGTGCAAAGAGGTGGTTCCTATTTGTGTAGCGACCAATATTGCATTCGCTATGTGGCAGGTAGCCGAGGAAAAGGGGAAACCACCAGTGCTTGTAATCACTTGGGTTTTCGCTGTGTGAAAGATGCTCAATAA
- a CDS encoding RagB/SusD family nutrient uptake outer membrane protein produces MKKISILSLLILFTISACNSLDEDPKAFIAANNFYKTTEDAEAAVIAIHNAMNSGTHTLYNRLIQISTEMATDDYEAGPRARNAHVRALSNLTHDASNDRMLELWRQSYDGINRANVAIDNISNNPALSSQKDKDLVNEAKFLRAVLYFNLVRWFGDVPLVLHETTTLTSEALNVSNTAEAAVYAQIETDLLDAEALPEVQQINGRPTSGAAKSILSKVYLTQKKWQQAAEKSKEVIDSEVYDLFEDFADVFNVATKNGKEHIFSAQFKGLTNWNGNMLASTSAPTSVPGIAGDQADALHTAGGLFESFAEDDARKYVTFAVKYVSPTDGKTYATTPHFNKYFDPTTPASPGQSSKNTPIIRFAEVLLIYAEAANEYQNGPSALAYEAIDRVRERAHIPLLSEILPALSKDDFREAVFNERRKELVYEYQRWFDLARRGPDYFVARLKAAGKNNAQPKHVHFPIPQRELDLNPNLKQNSDWKL; encoded by the coding sequence ATGAAAAAAATAAGCATATTAAGTTTACTGATTCTTTTTACAATCAGTGCTTGTAATTCTTTGGACGAAGATCCAAAAGCATTTATTGCAGCGAATAATTTTTATAAAACAACAGAAGATGCTGAGGCAGCTGTAATTGCTATTCATAATGCGATGAATAGTGGTACCCATACTTTATACAATCGTTTAATTCAGATTTCGACAGAAATGGCTACGGATGATTATGAAGCAGGACCACGCGCCAGAAATGCGCATGTTAGAGCCTTATCAAATTTAACACATGATGCCTCAAATGACCGTATGTTAGAACTTTGGCGTCAAAGTTATGATGGAATCAACAGAGCCAATGTCGCGATTGATAATATTTCGAATAACCCAGCTTTAAGTTCTCAAAAGGATAAGGATTTGGTGAATGAAGCGAAGTTTTTAAGAGCAGTTTTGTATTTCAATTTGGTGCGATGGTTTGGTGATGTACCATTGGTTTTACATGAAACCACAACTTTAACTTCGGAAGCTTTGAATGTTTCCAATACAGCAGAAGCAGCTGTTTATGCCCAAATTGAAACGGATTTATTGGATGCCGAAGCATTGCCTGAAGTACAACAAATTAACGGAAGACCGACATCGGGTGCAGCAAAAAGTATTTTGTCTAAAGTGTATTTGACACAAAAGAAATGGCAACAAGCAGCCGAAAAAAGTAAAGAAGTGATTGATAGTGAAGTATATGATTTGTTCGAAGATTTTGCAGACGTGTTTAATGTTGCCACTAAAAATGGTAAAGAGCATATTTTCTCGGCACAGTTTAAAGGACTGACTAACTGGAATGGAAACATGTTGGCTTCTACATCAGCACCTACTTCTGTACCGGGAATTGCAGGAGATCAGGCCGATGCTTTACACACAGCCGGAGGACTTTTTGAATCTTTTGCTGAAGATGACGCTCGTAAATATGTGACTTTTGCCGTTAAATATGTTAGTCCAACCGATGGAAAAACCTATGCCACAACTCCGCATTTTAATAAATATTTTGATCCAACCACACCAGCTTCGCCGGGACAATCGTCAAAAAATACACCGATAATTCGATTTGCTGAGGTATTGTTAATCTATGCCGAAGCAGCAAATGAGTATCAGAACGGACCATCAGCTTTAGCTTATGAAGCGATTGACAGAGTTAGAGAAAGAGCCCACATTCCGTTGCTTTCTGAAATTTTACCAGCTTTAAGTAAAGATGATTTTAGAGAGGCTGTTTTTAATGAGAGAAGAAAAGAATTGGTTTACGAATACCAACGTTGGTTTGATCTGGCACGAAGAGGACCAGATTATTTTGTAGCCCGATTGAAAGCCGCAGGAAAAAACAATGCACAGCCTAAACATGTTCATTTTCCAATTCCACAAAGAGAATTGGATTTAAACCCAAATTTGAAACAAAACTCAGATTGGAAATTATAA
- a CDS encoding arylsulfatase encodes MKKTFITLNLLLAFGFFSQAQNTTSKPNIVLIMVDDMGYSDLGNYGSEISTPNLDKLAKEGTRLREFYNNSICAPTRASLLTGQYQHKAGVGYFDVNLGLPAYQGYLNKESLTLGEVFRSGGYSTLMSGKWHVGSEDKAQWPNQRGFDKFFGILKGGANYFNTNGLPFGKTPYPVALIRNNEELHPKPDSYYFTDEIGNNAVQFLDEQNKENKPFFLYLAFTAPHWPLQAKAVDIAKYRGKFDEGWDALREKRIQKLKENGILLAGQTIAPRDPEVPEWNKLTYDEKQFWKAKMEVYAAMVDNMDQNVGKVLEKLKALKKDKNTLIVFISDNGAQGGFNTYNPLRRGLVKNDGPVGTSGSFDYQEQNWAYLSNTPLQDYKNNMHEGGFSSPFIAWYPSKIKPGRIDKGTGHLIDLAPTFYELAGIQYPKELNGVKSNPLVGKSLLPVLFDGASEVNRGAPIFWERAGNRAVREGKWKLVSIYPSYQWELYDLESDRGETTNLAQQNPAIVNDLSAKYFDWANKTGVVEYSKIRPGNELIPGAATKK; translated from the coding sequence ATGAAAAAAACTTTTATTACACTAAACCTTTTGCTGGCATTTGGCTTTTTTAGTCAGGCACAAAATACAACTTCAAAACCAAACATTGTTTTGATTATGGTCGATGATATGGGCTATTCTGACTTAGGAAATTATGGCTCCGAAATAAGCACGCCTAATTTGGATAAATTAGCCAAAGAAGGAACACGCTTACGCGAATTTTATAACAACTCGATTTGTGCACCTACAAGAGCTTCGTTATTAACAGGGCAATATCAACATAAAGCGGGTGTTGGTTATTTTGATGTGAACTTAGGATTACCAGCGTATCAAGGCTATTTGAACAAAGAATCGCTAACATTAGGAGAAGTTTTCCGCTCAGGGGGTTACAGCACTTTAATGTCTGGAAAATGGCACGTTGGTTCCGAAGATAAAGCCCAGTGGCCTAATCAAAGAGGATTTGATAAGTTTTTTGGAATCTTAAAAGGCGGAGCCAATTATTTTAATACTAACGGATTGCCTTTTGGTAAAACACCCTATCCGGTGGCACTAATTAGAAATAATGAAGAACTGCATCCTAAACCGGATTCCTATTACTTTACAGATGAAATTGGAAACAATGCCGTGCAATTTTTGGACGAACAAAACAAAGAAAACAAACCGTTCTTCTTATATCTGGCTTTTACAGCGCCACACTGGCCATTACAGGCAAAAGCGGTTGATATTGCTAAATACAGAGGGAAATTTGATGAAGGTTGGGACGCCTTAAGAGAGAAAAGAATTCAAAAATTAAAAGAAAACGGTATTTTGTTAGCTGGTCAAACCATTGCTCCAAGAGATCCAGAAGTACCGGAATGGAATAAATTGACTTATGACGAAAAACAATTCTGGAAGGCTAAAATGGAAGTTTACGCAGCAATGGTAGACAACATGGACCAGAACGTGGGGAAAGTGTTGGAGAAATTAAAAGCTTTGAAAAAAGATAAAAATACGCTGATTGTTTTCATCTCTGATAATGGAGCACAAGGTGGTTTCAATACTTACAATCCTTTAAGAAGAGGTTTGGTGAAAAATGACGGGCCAGTTGGAACTTCAGGTTCATTTGACTATCAGGAACAAAACTGGGCTTATTTGTCTAATACACCTTTGCAAGATTATAAAAATAATATGCACGAAGGTGGCTTTAGTTCTCCTTTTATTGCCTGGTATCCGTCAAAAATTAAGCCGGGTCGTATTGACAAAGGAACAGGACATCTTATTGATTTAGCTCCTACTTTTTACGAATTGGCAGGAATTCAATATCCAAAAGAATTGAACGGTGTAAAATCAAATCCGTTAGTAGGAAAAAGTTTGTTACCGGTTTTATTTGACGGTGCTTCCGAAGTGAATCGTGGTGCTCCAATATTCTGGGAAAGAGCAGGAAACAGAGCTGTTAGAGAAGGGAAATGGAAGTTGGTTTCTATTTATCCGTCTTACCAATGGGAATTATACGATTTAGAATCCGATAGAGGAGAAACAACCAATCTGGCTCAACAAAATCCAGCAATTGTGAACGATCTTTCGGCTAAATATTTTGATTGGGCTAATAAAACAGGCGTGGTAGAATACAGCAAAATAAGGCCAGGAAATGAATTGATTCCTGGTGCAGCTACAAAGAAATAA
- a CDS encoding toll/interleukin-1 receptor domain-containing protein has protein sequence MNSSGNYNVSKGRTQKARWSNSGSSIYYTQTEINTLTPIRKVVEQRAEKPDLRDVFLCHAWDDRKESALELNDLLVANGVSVWFSEKDIPLGTSFLREIDKGLAKSKIGLVLVTPSFLKRVQNEGVADKELSVLLARDQLIPIVHNTTYDDLRDVSPLLGSRNGLDTQDDSMENIAKKLAELITV, from the coding sequence ATGAATTCTTCGGGTAATTATAACGTCTCAAAAGGTAGAACTCAAAAAGCAAGATGGTCAAATTCTGGTTCATCAATCTATTATACTCAAACTGAAATTAATACTCTTACACCCATTAGAAAAGTCGTTGAACAACGAGCAGAAAAACCTGACTTAAGAGATGTTTTTCTTTGTCATGCTTGGGACGACAGAAAAGAATCTGCATTAGAGTTAAATGATTTACTAGTTGCAAACGGTGTCAGTGTTTGGTTTAGTGAAAAGGACATACCATTAGGAACTTCATTTCTTCGTGAAATTGATAAAGGATTAGCAAAATCAAAAATTGGTCTTGTTTTGGTGACCCCTAGTTTTCTTAAAAGAGTGCAAAATGAAGGTGTTGCAGATAAAGAATTATCCGTTTTGCTTGCAAGAGATCAACTTATACCTATTGTTCACAATACTACATATGATGATTTAAGAGATGTTAGTCCATTATTGGGGTCAAGAAATGGTTTAGACACGCAAGATGATTCTATGGAGAATATAGCAAAAAAACTAGCAGAGTTAATAACTGTTTGA